In Streptomyces sp. NBC_01439, the following are encoded in one genomic region:
- the nuoH gene encoding NADH-quinone oxidoreductase subunit NuoH, with protein sequence MNTVQLAAEDLSLFGKDVWWLVLLKAVFCFAFLMVTVLFSIVWERKVVAWMQLRIGPNRHGPWGMLQSLADGVKLMLKEDLIVKRADKVIYVLAPIIAAIPAFMAIAVIPFGPADDQISIFGQRTTMQLTDLPIAMLYILAVASVGIYGIVLAGWSSGSTYPLLGGLRSCAQMISYEIAMGAAFASVFLYSGSMSTSAIVEAQADRWFIVLLPVSFIIYVITMVGETNRAPFDMPESEGDLVGGFNTEYSSIKFALFMLAEYVNMVTVSAVSVTLFLGGWRAPYPISSFWEGANHGWWPMLWFVLKVQLLLFFFIWLRGTLPRVRYDQLMKLGWKVLIPVSVVWLMLVATVRALRNEAYDFSEIVLYVGGAVVAILLLSFVADVFRDKREKKTAAAGAVHDAEPFDPLAGGFPVPPKPGQHLAPVPRRRSRTERELIVSGGTNTDSDREEA encoded by the coding sequence GTGAACACCGTTCAACTCGCTGCCGAGGACCTGTCCCTGTTCGGCAAGGACGTCTGGTGGCTCGTCCTGCTGAAGGCGGTGTTCTGCTTCGCCTTCCTGATGGTGACGGTGCTCTTCTCCATCGTGTGGGAGCGCAAGGTCGTCGCCTGGATGCAGCTGCGCATCGGCCCCAACCGGCACGGCCCCTGGGGCATGCTCCAGTCGCTCGCCGACGGCGTGAAGCTGATGCTCAAGGAAGACCTGATCGTCAAGCGGGCCGACAAGGTCATCTACGTCCTGGCCCCGATCATCGCGGCGATCCCGGCCTTCATGGCCATCGCGGTGATCCCCTTCGGCCCCGCGGACGACCAGATCTCCATCTTCGGCCAGCGCACCACGATGCAGCTGACCGACCTGCCCATCGCGATGCTCTACATCCTCGCGGTGGCCTCGGTCGGCATCTACGGCATCGTGCTGGCGGGCTGGTCCTCCGGCTCCACCTACCCGCTCCTCGGCGGCCTGCGCTCCTGCGCGCAGATGATCTCCTACGAGATCGCGATGGGCGCGGCCTTCGCCTCGGTCTTCCTCTACTCCGGGTCGATGTCGACCTCGGCGATCGTCGAGGCCCAGGCGGACCGCTGGTTCATCGTCCTGCTGCCGGTGTCCTTCATCATCTACGTCATCACGATGGTCGGCGAGACGAACCGCGCCCCCTTCGACATGCCGGAGTCCGAGGGCGACCTGGTCGGCGGCTTCAACACCGAGTACTCGTCCATCAAGTTCGCGCTGTTCATGCTGGCCGAGTACGTCAACATGGTCACCGTCTCGGCGGTCTCGGTCACCCTCTTCCTGGGCGGCTGGCGGGCCCCGTACCCGATCAGCTCCTTCTGGGAGGGCGCGAACCACGGCTGGTGGCCGATGCTCTGGTTCGTCCTCAAGGTGCAGCTGCTGCTGTTCTTCTTCATCTGGCTGCGCGGCACGCTGCCCCGCGTGCGCTACGACCAGCTGATGAAGCTCGGCTGGAAGGTCCTGATCCCGGTCTCGGTGGTCTGGCTGATGCTGGTGGCCACCGTTCGGGCGCTGCGCAACGAGGCGTACGACTTCAGCGAGATCGTCCTGTACGTCGGCGGCGCCGTCGTGGCGATCCTGCTCCTCTCCTTCGTCGCGGACGTCTTCCGCGACAAGCGCGAGAAGAAGACGGCGGCCGCCGGGGCGGTGCACGACGCCGAACCCTTCGACCCGCTGGCGGGCGGATTCCCCGTACCGCCGAAGCCCGGCCAGCACCTGGCACCCGTACCGCGCAGGCGGTCCCGCACCGAGCGGGAGCTGATTGTCAGTGGCGGGACGAATACTGACAGTGACCGAGAGGAGGCTTGA
- the nuoK gene encoding NADH-quinone oxidoreductase subunit NuoK, translated as MNPVNYLYLAALLFTIGAVGVLIRKNAIVLFMCVELMLNACNLAFVAFSRMHGNLDGQIIAFFTMVVAAAEVVVGLAIIVSLFRTRHSASVDDASLMKL; from the coding sequence GTGAATCCCGTCAACTACCTGTACCTGGCGGCCCTGCTGTTCACGATCGGTGCCGTCGGGGTCCTGATCCGCAAGAACGCGATCGTGCTGTTCATGTGCGTCGAGCTGATGCTCAATGCCTGCAACCTCGCTTTCGTCGCGTTCTCCCGGATGCACGGCAACCTCGACGGCCAGATCATCGCGTTCTTCACGATGGTCGTCGCCGCCGCGGAGGTCGTGGTCGGCCTGGCGATCATCGTGTCGCTGTTCCGTACCCGCCACTCGGCCTCGGTCGACGACGCCAGCCTGATGAAGCTGTAA
- a CDS encoding NADH-quinone oxidoreductase subunit G has translation MTVTTPAASGGAAAVPPENTVSLTIDGVELSVPKGTLVIRAAEQLGIEIPRFCDHPLLSPAGACRQCIVEVEGQRKPMASCTITCTDGMVVKTQLTSEVADKSQRGVMELLLINHPLDCPVCDKGGECPLQNQAMSHGNAESRFEGKKRTYEKPVPISTQVLLDRERCVLCARCTRFSNEIAGDPMIELLERGALQQVGTGEGDPFESYFSGNTIQICPVGALTSAAYRFRSRPFDLVSSPSVCEHCAGGCATRTDHRRGKVLRRLAAEDPEVNEEWICDKGRFGFRYAQRPDRLTTPLVRSAAGVLEPASWPEALEAAANGLAAARGRAGVLTGGRLPVEDAYAYAKFARVVLDTNDIDFRARVHSAEEADFLASEVAGYGVDLGGQWLSYTALEAAPTVLLVGIEAEEEAPGVFLRLRKVHRKRKQRTFSVAPFATRGLDKAGGTLLAAAPGTEPEWLDALASRTGLETGGAEAAEALRQPGAVILVGERLAGVPGALTAAVRAAGVTGATLVWIPRRAGERAAIEAGALPSLLPGGRPATDPRARDEVAGAWGLDELPHRYGRDTGQIVEAAATRELSALLIAGVEVADLPDPARARTALQEAFVVSLELRPSEVTDHADVVLPVAAVAEKAGAFINWEGRVRPFEAALKPDQMTRRLAPADARVLHMLADAADRPIALPDVHAVRREIDRLGPWAGERAAGQSADTVPLPRPGSGEAVLAGHRLLLDLGRLQEGDDALAGTRHEASARLSAATAAETGVKDGDVLAVTGPAGSVELPLRITEMPDRVVWLPLNSTGSGVLADAGARPGTLVRIGPATPVGAGDTTAEVGA, from the coding sequence ATGACCGTCACCACTCCAGCGGCCTCCGGGGGCGCAGCGGCGGTTCCACCGGAGAACACCGTCTCGCTGACCATCGACGGGGTCGAACTGTCCGTGCCCAAGGGCACCCTCGTCATCCGGGCCGCCGAGCAGCTCGGCATCGAGATCCCCCGGTTCTGCGACCACCCCCTCCTCTCCCCGGCCGGCGCCTGCCGCCAGTGCATCGTCGAGGTGGAGGGCCAGCGCAAGCCGATGGCCTCCTGCACCATCACCTGCACCGACGGCATGGTCGTCAAGACCCAGCTGACCTCCGAGGTCGCCGACAAGTCCCAGCGCGGGGTGATGGAGCTGCTGCTCATCAACCACCCGCTGGACTGCCCGGTCTGCGACAAGGGCGGCGAGTGCCCGCTGCAGAACCAGGCGATGTCGCACGGCAACGCCGAATCGCGGTTCGAGGGCAAGAAGCGCACCTACGAGAAGCCGGTCCCGATCTCCACCCAGGTGCTGCTGGACCGCGAGCGGTGCGTGCTGTGCGCGCGCTGCACCCGCTTCTCCAACGAGATCGCCGGCGACCCGATGATCGAGCTGCTGGAACGCGGCGCGCTCCAGCAGGTCGGCACCGGCGAGGGCGACCCCTTCGAGTCGTACTTCTCCGGCAACACCATCCAGATCTGCCCGGTCGGCGCCCTCACCTCGGCCGCCTACCGGTTCCGCTCCCGCCCCTTCGACCTCGTCTCCTCCCCGAGCGTGTGCGAGCACTGCGCGGGCGGCTGCGCGACCCGTACCGACCACCGGCGCGGCAAGGTGCTGCGCCGCCTCGCCGCCGAGGACCCCGAGGTCAACGAGGAGTGGATCTGCGACAAGGGCCGCTTCGGGTTCCGCTACGCGCAGCGCCCCGACCGGCTGACCACCCCGCTGGTGCGCAGCGCCGCCGGGGTGCTGGAGCCGGCGAGCTGGCCCGAGGCCCTGGAGGCCGCGGCCAACGGGCTCGCCGCCGCGCGCGGCCGGGCCGGGGTGCTGACCGGCGGCCGGCTCCCCGTCGAGGACGCCTACGCGTACGCCAAGTTCGCCCGGGTGGTGCTCGACACCAACGACATCGACTTCCGGGCCCGCGTGCACAGCGCGGAGGAGGCCGACTTCCTGGCCTCGGAGGTCGCCGGGTACGGCGTCGACCTCGGCGGGCAGTGGCTCTCGTACACCGCCCTGGAGGCCGCCCCGACGGTGCTGCTCGTCGGCATCGAGGCGGAGGAGGAGGCGCCCGGCGTCTTCCTGCGGCTGCGCAAGGTCCACCGCAAGCGGAAGCAGCGGACCTTCTCCGTCGCCCCCTTCGCCACCCGCGGCCTGGACAAGGCCGGCGGCACCCTGCTGGCCGCCGCCCCCGGCACCGAGCCCGAGTGGCTCGACGCGCTGGCCTCCCGGACGGGCCTGGAGACCGGGGGCGCCGAAGCCGCCGAGGCGCTGCGGCAGCCCGGCGCGGTCATCCTCGTCGGGGAGCGCCTCGCCGGGGTGCCGGGCGCGCTGACCGCCGCCGTACGGGCCGCCGGGGTCACCGGGGCCACCCTGGTGTGGATCCCGCGCCGGGCCGGTGAGCGGGCCGCCATCGAGGCGGGCGCGCTGCCGTCCCTGCTGCCGGGCGGGCGCCCCGCCACCGACCCGCGGGCCCGCGACGAGGTCGCAGGCGCCTGGGGCCTGGACGAGCTCCCGCACCGCTACGGCCGCGACACCGGCCAGATCGTCGAGGCCGCGGCGACCCGGGAGCTCTCGGCCCTGCTGATCGCGGGCGTCGAGGTCGCCGACCTGCCGGACCCGGCCCGCGCGCGGACCGCCCTCCAGGAGGCCTTCGTGGTCTCCCTGGAACTGCGGCCCAGCGAGGTCACCGACCACGCGGACGTGGTCCTCCCGGTCGCCGCGGTGGCCGAGAAGGCGGGCGCCTTCATCAACTGGGAGGGCCGGGTGAGGCCGTTCGAGGCCGCGCTCAAGCCCGACCAGATGACCCGCCGGCTCGCCCCGGCCGACGCCCGCGTGCTGCACATGCTGGCCGACGCCGCCGACCGGCCGATCGCCCTGCCCGACGTGCACGCCGTACGCCGGGAGATCGACCGGCTCGGCCCGTGGGCCGGGGAGCGGGCCGCCGGGCAGAGCGCGGACACCGTGCCGCTGCCCCGCCCGGGCAGCGGCGAGGCGGTCCTCGCGGGCCACCGGCTCCTCCTGGACCTGGGCCGGCTGCAGGAGGGCGACGACGCCCTGGCCGGCACCCGGCACGAGGCCAGCGCCCGGCTGTCGGCGGCCACGGCCGCCGAGACCGGCGTCAAGGACGGCGACGTCCTCGCGGTCACCGGCCCGGCCGGCTCCGTGGAACTCCCGCTCCGGATCACCGAGATGCCCGACCGCGTGGTCTGGCTCCCGCTGAACTCCACCGGCTCCGGCGTCCTCGCCGACGCCGGCGCCCGCCCGGGCACCCTCGTACGCATCGGCCCGGCGACCCCGGTCGGCGCAGGCGACACCACTGCGGAGGTGGGCGCGTGA
- the nuoI gene encoding NADH-quinone oxidoreductase subunit NuoI, translating to MSDEKWQNPVAGFGVTFKAMFKKRLTEQYPEQEKTTAPRFHGRHQLNRHPDGLEKCIGCELCAWACPADAIYVEGADNTEEERYSPGERYGRVYQINYARCILCGLCVEACPTRALTMTNEFELADSSRESLIYTKEQLLAGLTEGMVEAPHSIFPGTDDTDYYRGLVTGAAPGTVRQVAVSRGEVAGEVVPENGQSTEVDA from the coding sequence ATGTCCGACGAGAAGTGGCAGAACCCGGTGGCGGGCTTCGGCGTGACCTTCAAGGCCATGTTCAAGAAGCGCCTCACCGAGCAGTACCCGGAGCAGGAGAAGACGACCGCACCGCGCTTCCACGGACGGCATCAGCTCAACCGGCACCCCGACGGTCTGGAGAAGTGCATCGGGTGCGAGCTGTGTGCCTGGGCCTGTCCCGCCGACGCGATCTACGTGGAGGGCGCGGACAACACCGAGGAGGAGCGCTACTCCCCGGGCGAGCGGTACGGCCGGGTCTACCAGATCAACTACGCCCGCTGCATCCTGTGCGGGCTGTGCGTGGAGGCGTGCCCGACGAGGGCGCTGACCATGACGAACGAGTTCGAACTGGCCGACTCCAGCCGCGAATCGCTCATCTACACCAAGGAGCAGCTGCTGGCCGGCCTGACCGAGGGCATGGTCGAGGCACCGCACTCGATCTTCCCCGGCACGGACGACACGGACTACTACCGGGGGCTGGTGACCGGGGCCGCCCCGGGCACCGTCCGGCAGGTCGCGGTCTCCAGGGGCGAAGTCGCCGGCGAAGTCGTTCCGGAGAACGGCCAGTCCACGGAGGTGGACGCATGA
- a CDS encoding NADH-quinone oxidoreductase subunit M, with the protein MSFPLLTVTAAVPAVGAILTAAVPAARRTAAKWLALLFSLATLALAVLVAVRFDPSGDRYQLTESRPWIADFGVRYELGVDGIGVVLIGLTALLIPFVIAAGWHDADPLAASDSGSAAGKSSRWRPTQGFFALILLVEAMVIISFEATDVFLFYIFFEAMLIPMYFLIGGFGDRAHGGSEENAAAQRSYAAVKFLLYNLVGGLIMLAAVIGLYVVAGNFSLQEITAARAAGTLDMSTNTERLLFLGFFFAFAIKAPLWPLHTWLPNAMGESTAPVAVLITAVVDKVGTFAMLRFCLGLFPDASKWATPVILVLALISIVYGALVAVGQRDIKRLVAYASISHFGFIILGIFAMTSQGQSGATLYMVNHGLSTAALMLVAGFLISRRGSRLIADYGGVQKVAPVLAGTFLIGGLATLSLPGLAPFVSEFLVLVGTFARYPVVGIIATTGIVLAALYTLVLYQRTMTGPVKEEVRTMPDLHLREVLVVAPLIALLIGLGVYPKVLTDIVNPAVEHTMSDVKQTDPQPAVDVEAKNGEVAK; encoded by the coding sequence ATGAGTTTCCCGCTTCTGACGGTGACGGCCGCGGTCCCCGCGGTCGGCGCGATCCTGACGGCGGCCGTACCTGCCGCCCGAAGGACCGCCGCCAAGTGGCTCGCGCTGCTCTTCTCGCTGGCGACACTGGCCCTGGCCGTGCTCGTCGCGGTCCGCTTCGACCCGAGCGGTGACCGCTACCAACTCACCGAATCCCGGCCCTGGATCGCCGACTTCGGCGTCCGCTACGAGCTGGGCGTGGACGGGATCGGGGTGGTGCTCATCGGGCTCACCGCGCTCCTGATCCCCTTCGTGATCGCGGCCGGCTGGCACGACGCCGACCCCCTGGCTGCGTCCGACAGCGGCTCCGCCGCGGGCAAGTCCTCGCGCTGGCGGCCGACCCAGGGCTTCTTCGCCCTGATCCTGCTGGTCGAGGCGATGGTGATCATCTCCTTCGAGGCCACCGACGTCTTCCTCTTCTACATCTTCTTCGAAGCCATGCTCATCCCGATGTACTTCCTCATCGGCGGCTTCGGGGACCGGGCACACGGCGGCTCCGAGGAGAACGCCGCCGCGCAGCGCTCGTACGCGGCGGTCAAGTTCCTCCTCTACAACCTGGTCGGCGGCCTGATCATGCTGGCGGCAGTCATCGGCCTCTACGTGGTCGCCGGGAACTTCTCCCTCCAGGAGATCACCGCCGCCCGCGCCGCGGGCACGCTCGACATGTCGACCAACACCGAGCGGCTGCTGTTCCTCGGCTTCTTCTTCGCCTTCGCGATCAAGGCCCCGCTGTGGCCGCTGCACACCTGGCTGCCGAACGCGATGGGCGAGTCCACCGCCCCGGTCGCCGTACTGATCACCGCGGTCGTCGACAAGGTCGGCACCTTCGCGATGCTCCGCTTCTGCCTCGGGCTCTTCCCCGACGCCAGCAAGTGGGCCACGCCGGTGATTCTCGTCCTGGCCCTGATCAGCATCGTCTACGGCGCGCTGGTCGCGGTCGGCCAGCGGGACATCAAGCGGCTGGTCGCCTACGCCTCGATCTCACACTTCGGCTTCATCATCCTGGGCATCTTCGCGATGACCTCCCAGGGCCAGTCCGGCGCCACCCTCTACATGGTCAACCACGGCCTGTCGACGGCGGCGCTGATGCTGGTGGCCGGCTTCCTGATCTCGCGGCGCGGCTCGCGGCTCATCGCCGACTACGGCGGCGTCCAGAAGGTGGCGCCGGTCCTCGCCGGCACCTTCCTGATCGGCGGCCTCGCCACCCTCTCGCTGCCGGGCCTCGCGCCCTTCGTCAGTGAGTTCCTGGTCCTGGTCGGCACGTTCGCCCGGTACCCGGTCGTCGGCATCATCGCCACCACCGGCATCGTGCTCGCCGCGCTCTACACCCTGGTGCTCTACCAGCGCACGATGACCGGCCCCGTGAAGGAGGAGGTCCGCACCATGCCGGACCTGCACCTGCGGGAGGTCCTGGTGGTCGCCCCGCTGATCGCCCTGCTGATCGGGCTGGGCGTCTACCCGAAGGTGCTCACCGACATCGTCAACCCGGCGGTGGAGCACACCATGTCGGACGTGAAGCAGACGGACCCGCAGCCCGCGGTCGACGTCGAAGCGAAGAACGGGGAGGTGGCGAAGTGA
- the nuoL gene encoding NADH-quinone oxidoreductase subunit L: MENLIALLIAAPLLGAVVLLCGGRRLDKVGHWIGTLLAAVSFGIGVVLFADMLGRTAEDRTLTQNLYTWIPVEGFQADMAFQLDQLSMTFVLLISGVGTLIHVYSIGYMEHDERRRRFFGYLNLFVAAMLLLVLADNYLLLYFGWEGVGLASYLLIGFWQHKPSAATAAKKAFLVNRVGDIGLSIAIMLMFTTFGTFAFGPVFASADKASEGTLTAIGLMLLLAACGKSAQVPLQSWLGDAMEGPTPVSALIHAATMVTAGVYLIVRSAAIFNGAPDAQLVVTVVGAVTLLFGAIVGCAKDDIKKALAGSTMSQIGYMILAAGLGPIGYVFAIMHLVTHGFFKAGLFLGAGSVMHGMNDEVDMRKYGALRKYMPVTFVTFGLGYLAIIGFPGLSGFFSKDMIIEAAFAKGGTEGWILGGVTLLGAGITAFYMTRVMLLTFFGEKRWQPDADGNPPHPHESPKSMTIPMVILAFGSVFAGAFFEIGERFLKWLEPVTGYSHGNPPVSAMTVTAATMVMLLVGVGIAWAMYGKRPVPVVAPRGSFLTRAARKDLYQDDFNHVVLVRGGEHLTRSLVYLDHSVVDGVVNGTAASVGGLSGRLRKLQNGYARSYAVSMFGGTVVLIAATLLMRAV, encoded by the coding sequence GTGGAGAACCTGATTGCGCTGCTGATCGCGGCGCCCCTGCTCGGAGCGGTGGTGCTGCTCTGCGGCGGCCGACGCCTCGACAAGGTCGGTCACTGGATCGGCACCCTGCTCGCGGCCGTCTCCTTCGGGATCGGCGTCGTACTGTTCGCCGACATGCTGGGGCGCACGGCCGAGGACCGGACGCTGACCCAGAACCTGTACACCTGGATCCCCGTCGAGGGCTTCCAGGCGGACATGGCCTTCCAGCTGGACCAGTTGTCGATGACCTTCGTCCTGCTGATCTCCGGGGTGGGCACGCTCATCCACGTGTACTCGATCGGGTACATGGAGCACGACGAGCGCCGCCGCCGCTTCTTCGGCTACCTCAACCTGTTCGTCGCGGCGATGCTGCTGCTGGTCCTCGCCGACAACTACCTGCTGCTGTACTTCGGCTGGGAGGGCGTGGGCCTCGCCTCGTACCTCCTGATCGGCTTCTGGCAGCACAAGCCCAGTGCGGCCACCGCCGCGAAGAAGGCCTTCCTGGTCAACCGCGTCGGTGACATCGGCCTGTCGATCGCGATCATGCTGATGTTCACCACCTTCGGGACCTTCGCCTTCGGGCCGGTGTTCGCCTCGGCGGACAAGGCCTCCGAGGGCACGTTGACGGCGATCGGCCTGATGCTGCTGCTGGCCGCCTGCGGCAAGTCGGCCCAGGTCCCGCTGCAGTCCTGGCTCGGGGACGCGATGGAGGGCCCGACCCCGGTCTCGGCCCTGATCCACGCGGCCACCATGGTGACCGCGGGCGTGTACCTGATCGTCCGCTCGGCCGCGATCTTCAACGGGGCGCCGGACGCCCAGCTGGTGGTCACCGTCGTGGGCGCGGTCACGCTCCTCTTCGGTGCGATCGTCGGTTGCGCGAAGGACGACATCAAGAAGGCCCTGGCGGGCTCGACGATGTCGCAGATCGGCTACATGATCCTCGCCGCGGGCCTCGGCCCGATCGGCTACGTCTTCGCGATCATGCACCTGGTGACGCACGGCTTCTTCAAGGCGGGCCTCTTCCTCGGCGCGGGTTCCGTGATGCACGGGATGAACGACGAGGTCGACATGCGCAAGTACGGGGCCTTGAGGAAGTACATGCCGGTCACCTTCGTCACCTTCGGCCTCGGGTACCTGGCGATCATCGGCTTCCCGGGCCTGTCCGGCTTCTTCTCCAAGGACATGATCATCGAGGCGGCCTTCGCGAAGGGCGGCACCGAGGGCTGGATCCTCGGCGGCGTGACCCTGCTGGGCGCCGGCATCACCGCGTTCTACATGACCCGCGTCATGCTCCTCACCTTCTTCGGCGAGAAGCGCTGGCAGCCCGATGCGGACGGCAACCCGCCGCACCCGCACGAGTCACCGAAGTCCATGACCATCCCCATGGTCATCCTGGCCTTCGGTTCGGTCTTCGCAGGAGCCTTCTTCGAGATCGGCGAGCGCTTCCTGAAGTGGCTGGAGCCCGTCACGGGTTACTCGCACGGCAACCCACCGGTCAGCGCCATGACGGTCACCGCGGCCACCATGGTGATGCTCCTCGTCGGAGTCGGCATCGCCTGGGCGATGTACGGCAAGCGGCCCGTCCCGGTCGTCGCCCCGCGCGGCTCGTTCCTCACCCGGGCGGCCCGCAAGGACCTCTACCAGGACGACTTCAACCACGTCGTGCTGGTGCGCGGCGGGGAGCACCTGACCCGCTCGCTCGTCTACCTCGACCACAGCGTGGTCGACGGGGTGGTCAACGGGACGGCCGCCTCGGTCGGCGGGCTCTCGGGCCGCCTGCGCAAGCTGCAGAACGGCTACGCCCGCAGCTACGCGGTCTCGATGTTCGGGGGCACGGTGGTTCTGATCGCCGCGACCCTGCTGATGAGGGCGGTGTGA
- a CDS encoding NADH-quinone oxidoreductase subunit J: MSAIAAATSMTSTGEAIQFWILGTVAVIGALATILMKKAVHSALSLAGTMIILAVFYLANGAYFLGVVQVIVYTGAIMMLFLFVVMLVGVTAADSLKETIKGQRWLAALCGLGFGILLIAGIANAGLTHFNGLGRVNSGGHIEGLAQLIFTKYVFAFEITGALLITAAVGAMVLTHRERTERAATQRELAEKRVREGVQLPPLPAPGVYARHNAVDVAGLLPDGTPSELTVNRTLRARGQIRDVSSQAIDDLKALEQASSERLGREEASK; this comes from the coding sequence ATGAGCGCCATCGCCGCCGCCACCTCCATGACCTCCACGGGCGAGGCGATCCAGTTCTGGATCCTCGGCACGGTCGCCGTCATCGGCGCACTGGCCACGATCCTGATGAAGAAGGCCGTGCACAGCGCCCTCAGCCTGGCCGGGACGATGATCATCCTGGCCGTCTTCTACCTCGCCAACGGGGCGTACTTCCTGGGCGTCGTCCAGGTCATCGTCTACACCGGCGCGATCATGATGCTCTTCCTCTTCGTGGTCATGCTCGTCGGCGTCACCGCCGCCGACTCCCTGAAGGAGACCATCAAGGGGCAGCGCTGGCTGGCCGCCCTGTGCGGACTCGGCTTCGGCATCCTGCTGATCGCCGGCATCGCCAACGCCGGGCTCACCCACTTCAACGGCCTCGGTCGGGTGAACTCGGGCGGGCACATCGAGGGCCTGGCACAGCTGATCTTCACCAAGTACGTCTTCGCCTTCGAGATCACCGGCGCGCTGCTGATCACCGCGGCCGTCGGCGCGATGGTGCTCACCCACCGCGAGCGCACCGAACGGGCCGCCACCCAGCGCGAACTCGCCGAGAAGCGGGTCCGCGAGGGCGTCCAGCTCCCGCCGCTGCCCGCGCCCGGCGTCTACGCCCGGCACAACGCGGTGGACGTCGCCGGCCTGCTGCCGGACGGCACCCCGTCCGAGCTGACCGTCAACCGGACGTTGCGCGCCCGCGGTCAGATCCGGGACGTCTCCAGCCAGGCGATCGACGACCTCAAGGCACTGGAGCAGGCCTCCTCGGAGCGCCTCGGCCGTGAGGAGGCCTCGAAGTGA
- the nuoF gene encoding NADH-quinone oxidoreductase subunit NuoF produces MSVSSELSNGGNGGTSHPQAGGGTSPEKLLAPVLSAFWDEPRSWTLETYRRHEGYEGLRKALAMTPDDLIAYVKDSGLRGRGGAGFPTGMKWQFIPQGDGKPHYLVVNADESEPGTCKDIPLLFANPHSLIEGMIIACYAIRSEHAFIYLRGETVPVLRRLHEAVREAYAAGYLGKDIDGTGRNLDITVHAGAGAYICGEETALLDSLEGRRGQPRLRPPFPAVEGLYACPTVVNNVESIASVPAILNKGKDWFKSMGTEKSPGFTLYSLSGHVVGPGQYEAPLGITLRQLLDMSGGMRPGHRLKFWTPGGSSTPMFTDEHLDVPLDYEGVGAAGSMLGTKALQCFDETTCVVRAVTRWTEFYAHESCGKCTPCREGTYWLVQLLRDIEAGQGVMSDLDKLNDIADNINGKSFCALGDGAASPIFSSLKYFREEYEQHITGKGCPFDPRKSTLWADTEVNA; encoded by the coding sequence ATGTCGGTGTCTTCCGAACTGAGCAACGGGGGCAACGGGGGCACCTCCCACCCCCAGGCCGGCGGCGGGACCAGCCCGGAGAAGCTCCTCGCCCCCGTGCTGTCCGCCTTCTGGGACGAGCCGCGGTCGTGGACGCTGGAGACCTACCGGCGCCACGAGGGGTACGAGGGCCTGCGCAAGGCGCTCGCGATGACCCCGGACGACCTCATCGCCTACGTGAAGGACTCGGGTCTGCGCGGACGCGGCGGCGCGGGCTTCCCCACCGGAATGAAGTGGCAGTTCATCCCGCAGGGCGACGGAAAGCCGCACTACCTCGTCGTGAACGCGGACGAGTCGGAGCCGGGAACCTGCAAGGACATCCCCCTCCTCTTCGCCAACCCGCACTCCCTCATCGAGGGAATGATCATCGCCTGCTACGCGATCCGCTCCGAGCACGCCTTCATCTACCTGCGCGGGGAGACGGTGCCCGTCCTGCGGCGTCTGCACGAGGCCGTGCGCGAGGCGTACGCGGCCGGCTACCTCGGCAAGGACATCGACGGCACCGGGCGCAACCTCGACATCACGGTGCACGCGGGCGCGGGCGCGTACATCTGCGGCGAGGAGACGGCGCTGCTCGACTCCCTCGAAGGCCGGCGCGGCCAGCCCCGGCTGCGTCCCCCCTTCCCCGCGGTCGAGGGGCTCTACGCGTGCCCCACTGTCGTCAACAACGTGGAGTCGATCGCCTCGGTTCCCGCGATCCTGAACAAGGGCAAGGACTGGTTCAAGTCGATGGGGACCGAGAAGTCCCCCGGCTTCACGCTGTACTCGCTCTCCGGGCACGTCGTCGGCCCCGGCCAGTACGAGGCCCCGCTCGGCATCACCCTGCGCCAGCTCCTCGACATGAGCGGCGGAATGCGCCCCGGGCACCGGCTGAAGTTCTGGACCCCGGGCGGCTCCTCCACCCCGATGTTCACCGACGAGCACCTCGACGTCCCGCTCGACTACGAGGGCGTGGGCGCCGCCGGCTCGATGCTCGGCACCAAGGCCCTGCAGTGCTTCGACGAGACGACCTGCGTGGTGCGGGCCGTGACCCGGTGGACCGAGTTCTACGCCCACGAATCCTGCGGCAAGTGCACCCCGTGCCGCGAGGGCACCTACTGGCTGGTCCAGCTGCTCCGCGACATCGAGGCCGGCCAGGGCGTCATGTCCGACCTCGACAAGCTGAACGACATCGCCGACAACATCAACGGCAAGTCCTTCTGCGCGCTCGGCGACGGCGCGGCCAGCCCGATCTTCTCCTCGCTCAAGTATTTCCGCGAGGAGTACGAGCAGCACATCACGGGCAAGGGCTGCCCCTTCGACCCCAGGAAGTCGACCCTCTGGGCCGACACGGAGGTGAACGCATGA